The window GCGCCTCGGAGGCGTTCTTGGTGAAGATGACGCCGTCGCGGCTGGGCGCGTTCACGAACGCCGCGACCTTGTCGCGGGCGCCCTCGAACGCGGCCGTCGCCTCCTCCCCGAGCTGGTGCGCCGCGCGCGCCACGTTGGCGTTGTGCAGCGCGTAGTGCTCGGAGATCGCATCGATCACCGACTGCGGCTTCTGCGACGTGTTCGCCGAGTCCAGGTAGACCAGCGGACGGTCGTCCGCGAGGCGCCGCTCCAGGATCGGGAAGTCGGCCCGGATCTTCTCCAGGTCGAGCAGCCCCGCCAGCTGAGCCACCGTCAGGCTCCGGCCTTAGCGAGGAAGCGCTCGTAGCCCTCGGCCTCGAGCTGCTCGGCGAGCTCCGGGCCACCCTCCTCGACGAACCGGCCGCCGACGAAGACGTGGACGAAGTCCGGCGAGATGTAGCGCAGGATCCGGGTGTAGTGCGTGATCAGCAGCAGACCCTTGTCGCCGCCGGAGCGGAACCGGTTCACGCCCTCCGACACGACCTTGAGCGCGTCGATGTCGAGACCGGAGTCGGTCTCGTCGAGGATCGCGACCTTCGGGTTCAGCAGCTCCAGCTGCAGCGTCTCGTGGCGCTTCTTCTCACCACCGGAGAAGCCCTCGTTGACGTTGCGCTCGGCGAAGGACGGGTCCATCGCGAGCGCGTCCATGGCGCCCTTGACGTCCTTGACCCACGTGCGCAGCTTGGGGGCCTCGCCGTCGATCGCGGTCTTCGCGGTGCGGAGGAAGTTCGAGACGCTCACGCCCGGAACCTCGACCGGGTACTGCATCGCGAGGAAGAGCCCGGCGCGGGCGCGCTCGTCGACGCTCATCGCGAGGACGTCCTCGCCGTCGAGCGTGATGGTGCCGCTCGTCACCTGGTACTTCGGGTGCCCCGCGATCGTGTAGGCCAACGTCGACTTGCCCGACCCGTTGGGGCCCATCACGGCGTGGGTCTCGCCCGCGTTGATCGTCAGGGTGACCCCCTTGAGGATCTCCTTGACGCCCTCAGGCGTCTCGACCGAGACGTGAAGGTCCTTGATAGCCAGGGTGCTCATATCTTTGAAGCTCTTCTCTGATGGGCGATCAGTTGCGGTTGTCTTCGGGGGGTCGTCGGGGGGCGGAGCCCCCGACTGTCAGTTAAGGGTCTTGGCGAGCTCGGCGTCGATCTTCTGCAGCAGCCGGGTCTGGACGATCGGGACCCCGATCCGGCCGATGATCTCGCCGAAGAAGCCGCGGACGACCATGCGGCGGGCCTCGTCCTCGCGGATGCCGCGCGACTGCAGGTAGAACAGCTGCTCGTCGTCGAAGCGACCGGTGGCGCTGGCGTGACCCGCGCCGGCGACCTCGCCGGTGTAGATCTCCAGGTTCGGGACGGAGTCCGCAGAGGCTCCGTCCGTCAGCAGCAGGTTGCGGTTGAGCTCGTACGTGTCGGTCCCGGTCGCCTCGGCGCCGATGATGACGTCGCCGATCCAGACCGTGTGCGCCTTGTCGCCCTGCAGCGCGCCCTTGTAGGCGACGTTGCTGCGGCAGTTCGGCACCGTGTGGTCGATCCGCAGCCGGTGCTCGAGGTGCTGGCCGGCGTCGGCGAAGTACAGGCCGAGCATCTCGGCGTCGCCGCCCTGGGCCGTGTAGTGCACCTGTGGGTAGAGGCGAACCAGGTTCCCGCCGAACGTGACCGCGATGGCCTTGACCTTTGCGTCGCGGCCGAGCGAGATCCGCTGGTGCGCGAGGTGCACGGCGTCGTCGGCCCAGTCCTGCACGCTGACCAGCGTCAGGTTCGCGCTGTCGCCGACGTGCACCTCGACGGTGCCGGCGTACGTGGCCGAACCCAGGTGGTCGAGCACGACCGTCGCGACCGCGAACGGCTTGACGTCGATGACGATGTGCCCGAAAGCGGCGCCGTCGGCGTCCTCACCGCGGACGGTGATGACCGTCGGAGCCGGCTCCAGTTCCTGAGGCACCGTCACGACCGTGGCCGTCTGGATCGCGGTGAACGCCGCCTCCGCGACCCGGTCGGTGGGGGCGCCGACCTTTCCGACCCGCGGGTCGTCGCGACCCACGGTCTCGACGGTCACGCCCTCACCGGCGTCGACGGACACGACAACCTTGCCGTCGCCCTTCGCGGTCCCGTCGTGCAGACCGCGCAGGCGACGCATCGGGGTGAAGCGCCACTCCTCCTCGCGACCGGTCGGTACCGGGTGGG of the Sporichthya polymorpha DSM 43042 genome contains:
- the sufD gene encoding Fe-S cluster assembly protein SufD, which translates into the protein MTTPVLPDSFSHPVPTGREEEWRFTPMRRLRGLHDGTAKGDGKVVVSVDAGEGVTVETVGRDDPRVGKVGAPTDRVAEAAFTAIQTATVVTVPQELEPAPTVITVRGEDADGAAFGHIVIDVKPFAVATVVLDHLGSATYAGTVEVHVGDSANLTLVSVQDWADDAVHLAHQRISLGRDAKVKAIAVTFGGNLVRLYPQVHYTAQGGDAEMLGLYFADAGQHLEHRLRIDHTVPNCRSNVAYKGALQGDKAHTVWIGDVIIGAEATGTDTYELNRNLLLTDGASADSVPNLEIYTGEVAGAGHASATGRFDDEQLFYLQSRGIREDEARRMVVRGFFGEIIGRIGVPIVQTRLLQKIDAELAKTLN
- the sufC gene encoding Fe-S cluster assembly ATPase SufC: MSTLAIKDLHVSVETPEGVKEILKGVTLTINAGETHAVMGPNGSGKSTLAYTIAGHPKYQVTSGTITLDGEDVLAMSVDERARAGLFLAMQYPVEVPGVSVSNFLRTAKTAIDGEAPKLRTWVKDVKGAMDALAMDPSFAERNVNEGFSGGEKKRHETLQLELLNPKVAILDETDSGLDIDALKVVSEGVNRFRSGGDKGLLLITHYTRILRYISPDFVHVFVGGRFVEEGGPELAEQLEAEGYERFLAKAGA